A region from the Thermoplasmatales archaeon genome encodes:
- a CDS encoding putative ATPase — MERLDSLQSAWEHIKKSLTDGEGGISTHVVSGKFSGGKRRIIDQAQTIAVEQGYVVFRFPGNITQESMPYQPFNYILNTMYDTVEERGMNEIIKKFTNFFADNTGIKILIIIEGIDRLNASSQDLFLYLSRVASRYGFSLIGTYSESGGSASYTPEFNFIIVSAAEPQIHIINLRETNYDDARFYVQMIGYKLPENFMMDIFRLSSGNLNTINYALRYYEDIGIINSRKELNEALSRFLPVPPAIDDYYAKKISELSGTELRVVGTMAMSGDELDLDMISRVTSVSKTDLYKVMESLDSTGIISVNNFKYRIAGRRISDIIRSKVSDVRKLDIADQLINNPSFGELSLQTKLNIFMERGLYDRISEIIRNNWKQLINSFVSPEDLMAFLDRVGDKLNPETRRYASLIRCNSLYFVGRFEQSLKCFRENDFSDIAGKEPELRMASALIYLGKNDEASMIIERLLADKSLSPEERAMGLVARGSYLLRTKRSSQALISAHEAMEIASAYSVNEVMDEILTTMAAANADIFKLDNAKKLYSQALDLERRSGKIRQINRNLHDLAIIESFEGNFHKAIDMLRELLDNTYINGDIGIRAYAVYNLMDILHIIGNNAESLSYEKTMEGTLGIVQDNDIKFIYNRYMAIFHLEGLNFDRAKYYAERALDISEKLDNPDWKSIAKSIKYLTSINLGKTEVIDMQYFLTEFNSLEDFIPLYLGFWSNIFIMKSMEKEAMIAINTSDKYTKEMGDFSSMLTTQLHRMIYQISFDLFNELGKPDELPKETGVKKYDYSIRALNAAMALKTGDKTTFKNETASIISELWDGGGIYNVIFYPFLILGMGMAKFSGNESILNLFRGIFEGKNVEDGMNKIADLLRGD, encoded by the coding sequence ATGGAAAGACTAGACTCCCTACAATCAGCGTGGGAGCACATCAAGAAGTCCCTTACAGACGGGGAAGGCGGGATATCCACCCATGTTGTTTCTGGAAAATTTTCAGGAGGAAAGAGGAGGATAATCGATCAGGCGCAAACAATCGCAGTTGAGCAGGGGTACGTTGTATTCAGGTTTCCCGGGAACATAACCCAGGAATCAATGCCCTACCAGCCATTTAATTACATACTTAACACGATGTATGACACCGTGGAAGAAAGAGGAATGAACGAGATAATAAAAAAATTCACGAACTTTTTCGCAGACAATACTGGAATCAAAATACTGATAATAATAGAAGGGATTGATCGACTTAATGCATCCAGTCAGGACCTTTTCCTGTATCTATCCAGAGTTGCATCAAGATATGGGTTTTCGTTGATAGGCACATATAGTGAGTCAGGCGGATCCGCAAGCTATACTCCTGAGTTTAATTTCATTATTGTATCGGCCGCCGAGCCACAGATTCATATTATTAACCTGAGGGAAACAAATTATGACGATGCCAGGTTTTATGTGCAGATGATCGGCTATAAGCTCCCTGAGAATTTTATGATGGACATTTTCAGGCTTTCATCTGGAAACCTTAACACCATTAACTATGCGCTTAGATATTATGAGGATATCGGCATAATAAATAGCAGAAAGGAATTAAACGAAGCACTTTCTAGGTTCCTTCCAGTTCCTCCGGCTATTGACGATTATTACGCAAAAAAAATCAGTGAGCTATCAGGAACAGAACTCAGGGTGGTCGGAACAATGGCAATGAGTGGTGACGAACTTGACCTGGATATGATATCTAGAGTTACATCTGTGTCGAAAACCGATCTCTACAAGGTCATGGAATCACTGGACAGTACAGGGATAATCTCTGTGAACAATTTCAAATACAGGATCGCGGGACGAAGAATATCCGACATAATCCGATCAAAGGTTTCTGATGTGAGGAAACTCGATATAGCCGATCAGCTAATCAACAACCCTTCATTTGGAGAACTCTCTCTGCAGACTAAACTTAACATATTCATGGAGCGCGGCCTGTATGACAGGATTAGCGAGATCATAAGGAACAACTGGAAGCAACTCATCAATTCTTTCGTTTCGCCAGAAGACCTGATGGCTTTCCTTGATCGCGTCGGAGATAAACTTAACCCGGAAACAAGGCGATACGCTTCGCTGATCAGGTGCAATTCGCTTTATTTCGTTGGAAGGTTTGAACAGTCCCTGAAATGTTTCAGGGAAAACGATTTCTCCGATATCGCTGGAAAAGAGCCTGAACTGAGGATGGCCTCCGCGCTGATATATCTTGGGAAAAATGATGAGGCATCCATGATCATAGAACGCCTGCTTGCGGACAAGAGCCTTTCACCGGAGGAAAGAGCCATGGGGCTGGTAGCCAGGGGGTCTTATCTGCTGAGAACTAAGAGATCATCGCAGGCTCTTATCAGCGCTCACGAAGCAATGGAAATTGCAAGTGCTTACAGCGTCAACGAAGTGATGGATGAAATACTCACCACTATGGCTGCTGCCAACGCTGACATATTCAAGCTTGATAATGCAAAGAAGCTTTATAGCCAGGCACTGGACTTAGAAAGAAGAAGTGGCAAAATCCGGCAGATAAACAGGAATTTGCATGACCTTGCCATAATTGAAAGCTTCGAGGGAAATTTCCATAAAGCCATAGATATGCTCCGGGAGCTCCTTGACAATACTTATATAAACGGGGACATAGGAATACGAGCTTACGCTGTCTATAACCTGATGGATATTCTGCACATTATTGGTAATAACGCGGAATCACTATCGTACGAAAAAACTATGGAAGGCACCCTGGGAATAGTTCAGGACAACGATATCAAGTTCATTTACAACAGGTATATGGCAATATTCCATCTGGAGGGGCTCAATTTTGATAGGGCGAAGTACTATGCAGAAAGAGCATTGGACATCTCCGAAAAGCTTGATAACCCTGATTGGAAAAGCATAGCGAAGAGCATAAAATACCTTACATCAATTAATCTGGGAAAAACCGAGGTTATTGATATGCAATATTTCCTCACTGAATTCAATTCTCTTGAGGATTTCATCCCCCTGTACCTGGGTTTCTGGTCCAATATCTTTATAATGAAATCTATGGAAAAAGAAGCAATGATAGCCATAAACACTTCTGATAAATATACGAAGGAGATGGGAGACTTTAGCAGCATGCTCACGACACAGCTCCACCGTATGATATATCAAATTTCATTCGATCTGTTTAACGAACTCGGAAAACCCGACGAGCTGCCAAAAGAAACTGGAGTTAAAAAGTATGACTATTCGATCAGGGCTTTGAATGCCGCAATGGCGCTCAAAACTGGTGACAAGACCACGTTTAAGAATGAAACGGCGAGCATAATATCTGAACTCTGGGATGGAGGAGGCATTTACAATGTAATCTTTTATCCATTTCTTATACTGGGAATGGGAATGGCAAAATTTTCAGGCAATGAGTCCATCCTGAACCTGTTCAGGGGGATTTTTGAGGGGAAAAATGTGGAGGATGGGATGAATAAAATTGCGGACTTGCTGAGAGGTGACTGA
- a CDS encoding YcfA-like protein — translation MPKRKSLPVISGKDVVKVLCKNGFIVRRQTGSHIIIKHEKRQVVVPNHDEIDRGTLRSIIKQAGFTVDEFLELL, via the coding sequence ATGCCTAAGCGCAAAAGTCTCCCAGTTATTTCGGGAAAAGATGTTGTCAAGGTATTGTGTAAGAACGGGTTTATCGTAAGAAGACAGACCGGAAGCCATATTATCATTAAACACGAGAAGAGGCAAGTAGTTGTGCCAAATCACGATGAAATTGACAGGGGTACCCTCAGATCAATTATAAAACAAGCCGGTTTTACAGTGGATGAATTCCTGGAACTCCTCTAA
- a CDS encoding Histidinol phosphatase of the PHP family protein, with protein sequence MSNSGSAIPLDQARAVGQSFIHDIGMAVTRAELAGSVRRGRDFVHDIEIVVIPRADVQARLPLGFLSATSPEQIPRGDHLERRIHEMLDQGIVTRNRPRKDTKANPLGPRYYRIGYNYQGSNYPVDLFAVKPPAQWGVVFLIRTGSAEYSHWFVQQGYGHGVRVRDGHLERNGVTIDTPEETDVFRRIFVPYADPKERDVLQEVS encoded by the coding sequence ATGAGCAATTCAGGGAGCGCCATACCCCTGGACCAGGCGCGGGCAGTGGGACAGTCCTTCATCCATGATATTGGCATGGCAGTAACAAGGGCAGAGCTGGCCGGATCCGTCCGGAGGGGACGGGATTTCGTGCACGATATCGAGATCGTGGTGATTCCCAGGGCAGATGTCCAGGCAAGGTTACCGCTTGGCTTTTTGAGTGCAACGTCCCCGGAGCAGATACCCCGCGGGGATCATCTCGAGCGCCGGATCCATGAAATGCTGGATCAGGGAATAGTAACACGGAATAGGCCAAGGAAGGATACGAAAGCAAATCCACTGGGCCCGCGGTATTACCGGATCGGATACAATTACCAGGGTTCCAATTATCCCGTTGATCTTTTTGCCGTCAAGCCTCCGGCGCAATGGGGGGTCGTATTCCTGATCCGAACGGGAAGCGCTGAATACAGTCACTGGTTTGTGCAGCAGGGATACGGGCATGGCGTAAGGGTCAGGGATGGCCATCTTGAGCGCAACGGTGTTACCATAGACACGCCAGAGGAGACCGATGTCTTCCGGCGCATTTTCGTGCCATACGCGGACCCGAAGGAAAGAGACGTTCTGCAGGAGGTGTCATGA